In Rattus rattus isolate New Zealand chromosome 3, Rrattus_CSIRO_v1, whole genome shotgun sequence, one genomic interval encodes:
- the LOC116896253 gene encoding zinc finger protein 728-like, translating into MYSGKKCYTCKDCGKVFEEKKVFQSHYRLHVRVKTYKCEECGKSFRFPSLLSRHYRVHTGEKPYKCEICGNGFPYPSRLSTHMKTHTGEKPYQCEVCGKAFHDPSILSMHKKIHTGEKPYKCEECGKTFRASALLSKHKRIHTGEKPYKCEECGKTFRDSSLLSAHKRIHTGEKPYKCEVCGKDFYYRSKLNKHKKIHTEKNPYKCEVCGKAFDNRSRLSNHMKIHTEEKPYKCEVCGKAFHYLSILSKHKIVHTEENPYKCEVCGKAFDYPSRLSNHKKIHTGEKPYKCEVCGNAFCYSSSLRKHKIIHTGEKPYKCKVCDKGFDYRSRLYKHKKIHRGSKP; encoded by the exons ATGTATTCAG GGAAAAAATGTTATACCTGCAAAGACTGTGGGAAAGTTTTTGAGGAGAAAAAAGTATTTCAAAGTCACTACAGACTTCATGTAAGAGTGAAAACCTACAAGTGTGAAGAATGTGGCAAGTCCTTCCGTTTTCCGTCATTACTTTCTAGACACTACAGAgttcatacaggagaaaaaccctaCAAGTGTGAAATATGTGGCAATGGCTTTCCTTATCCTTCAAGGCTTTCCACCCATATGAAaactcatacaggagagaaaccataccAGTGTGAAGTATGTGGGAAGGCCTTCCATGATCCATCAATACTTTCTATGCACAAGAagattcatacaggagagaaaccctacaaatgtgaaGAGTGTGGCAAGACTTTCAGAGCTTCAGCATTACTTTCTAAGCAtaagagaattcatacaggagagaaaccctacaaatgtgaaGAGTGTGGCAAGACTTTCAGAGATTCATCATTACTTTCAGCGCAcaagagaattcatacaggagagaaaccctacaagtgtGAAGTATGTGGCAAGGACTTCTATTATCGATCAAAACttaataaacacaagaaaattcatacagaaaaaaatccCTACAAGTGTGAAGTATGTGGCAAGGCCTTTGATAATCGATCAAGGCTTTCTAACCATATGAAAATTCATACAGAAGAGAAACCATACAAGTGTGAAGTATGTGGCAAGGCCTTCCATTATCTATCCATACTTTCTAAACACAAGATAGTTCATACAGAAGAGAATCCCTACAAGTGTGAAGTATGTGGCAAGGCCTTCGACTATCCATCAAGGCTTTCCAACCATAAgaaaattcatacaggagagaaaccatacaaatGTGAAGTATGTGGAAATGCCTTCTGTTATTCATCATCACTTCGTAAACACAAGATaattcacacaggagagaaaccctacaagtgtAAAGTATGTGACAAGGGCTTCGATTATCGATCGAGACTttacaaacacaagaaaattcaCAGAGGATCAAAACCTTAA